The Solanum pennellii chromosome 4, SPENNV200 genomic interval ACAAAGCCTACTTTGCTCTTCGCACGCAAATTGATCATCAAGGATCTGCTCCATAATGAGTAATTTTCAGTACCTGTGAGTTGGATTGAAGTTAATACACTGCCTGGAGTGTCTGAAGGGTGTAAGTAAAGAGGATGATTACGATTCTTCTCAATTCCTTCAAGAATATCTGCTGAAacacttgaacttgaacttgcgATAACTTCCGATACCATGACTCTAAAATTCAATGGTTATCAACCTTATCAATGGCggaaaaagagaaaacaaatgTGAATCTGTTATTGTAGACTCacggctctgataccatgttcgAATTTGGAAgaaaagcttgaagaagaagaagcaatctAGAAGCAGAGTTTGAGGAAGAAGAACTTAGAGAGAAACTTTTATTCAAACTTTGATATGCATCCTTACATTTGTATGTACACTCTGtgtgtatttatatatgtacaCTAAACAGAATTTTGTTACTTCCCACTTTCCAatttaactaactaactaactataCATTCTAACCAATTAAATGAGTAACTAACCAAACTAATCAACTAACTAaacaaatatcataattaactaatttcCAATAAGAAATCCATTGCTTTAATTTGCAGTCATGTCAATTGGTTCATCAGATGTCGTTGTAATTTCAAATGCATGTAGCACATTAGCCAAAGTCAAGTGCAACAACACAAGTGTTGACGAAATTCCAGGGCAAATTCTTCTTCCAGCGCCAAAAGGAATCAACTCAAAATGATTTCCCTTAACATCTATATCTTTATGAGTCGTCAAGAACCTCTCTGGCTTAAATAAATCGGATTCTGGCCAAATGGATGGATCTCGTTGAATCTTCCACAAGTTGAATAGTACCCGAGTACCTTTAGGGGTATTATAGCCACCAACAATGCAATCTTCCACGGATTCATGGGGCGCTGAGGGTGGTCCAGGTGGATATAAACGTAACGATTCTTTAGCAATAGCTTGAAGATAGACCAAACTATTTATATGTGACTCATCAACAAGTTTATTTCTTCCAACTTGAATGTCTAGTTCTTCTTGGGCCTTATGCATTACATGAGGGTTGTTGAGCAACAAAGAAAGAGTCCATGTTAATGCTACAATTATGGTGTCAGATCCTCCTGCTAGCACAGACTTCCAAAAtaggaaaaaggagaaaaagaaattacaaaattacattatgacttttataaatGAAAGACTCAAATTTACATATAGTATACATGGTGTATAATATATgtcaaattaaaaggaaaagatataacttaacattcatatttaGTCCttccaaatgacatatttttatattaagtagGCATTTGGATAATTTACTTTCATATTTAGTTagtctcaaaaaaaattaatgacgtATTTCTATACATATCATGTAAGTGTTCGGATACGTGATGTGAAATTGTGAAATGAAATCAGAGTTTAGACATGCGTTTTGTGTTGAATTCATCTCAGAGTTTAGACATGCGTTTTGTGTTGAATTCATCTCATTATTTCTTATCATGAAATGAAATCTCAAAATCTccaaaaattatgatttgagGATTTCAATTCTTGTTTTAGaccacaaatttcaaaagtctttctttttttcttaaactctatgtcaagtcaaactaactcacttaaaataggaaaaaggaagtaatataatatatgtctaataaaacctttatcatcctcacatttattttctccaaaacttgtctttttcttgtgttCTACTAGCCATTTTTCAAGAATATAATCTATTTCCTTAgcatttttcttcatttccttTTCATATCCTCCTATATCTAACCATCTTAGTGATGGTATAAAATCAGCTACAACAAATGCACCAAGTAACTTAAAAGAATTTGTCATTACATTTCTAGCCCTCTTTCCTTCTTCAAAATCGTGTTCTTTTCCGAAAAGCATTCTTATAATAATCGTCATGGCCAACTTCTCAAACCATTCTTTCATTTCTATTCTgacaaaatttgaagaatcaTCCATCTTTTCCTTCAACCACCTTTTGTACGTTGTTTTGATAGATGTTTTCACTTCAAATTCTCGAATATGTCTTAACATTTGTACACGATCATTGGAGAGTAATTCGAGTacgagtattttttttatttctttccaatATGGGCCATATGGGGCAAGCCCAAATATGGCGTAGTTATAGCCCAAGAGCTCTACTGCCAACGCTTTAGACCGGCTTGCCAAGGCCTTATCGTTGGTAGTATAGCAATCTTGGGCTATTTTTCTATCGTTCACTGCCAAAACTTGATGGGCTCCAAATTTTACAGTGAAAATTGCCATATTTGTCTGCCATAAAGCCCAAATGTTTTGTGAGGCAGATTAGATCCACTGAAAGATGGAGATGGCCAATTAGAGGCCATGATCCAGCAACTTTAGGGGGTGTTTTACCTTTTTTGTTACTAAAAATCCCAAAAAGCATGTAAATGAAGTAGAGAAAAATGATAATTGTAGTAGCATAAGTAATGGCAAGAGAGTAATCTATTGCTAGTTTTTCCAGTAATATTTCAACATTTTGAGTAGTTAAGTCAAGAGAAGACTAAGCAATTTAAGTAttcaattttcatgaaaatatttggAACAGTGAACGTAAAAATGAATCGAAAAAGTACTCCTATTTATTGTTGAAAAAGAAGGAAACTGACGATTGGAACATGTCAAAGGAACAAGTTCAATGCAGTTGACTGACTTTAATTCTTTTAGCAGTGTTGTAACTCGCCAGTCAGTTTCGTTGGAACTGTTCCTTCGACGTGTTCCAAGTCAATCAACTACGTTGGACctgttcctttgacatgttccaatcgtcagtttccttcttcttcaacatttaTTAGTACTTATTAATAGTGTTacctaaatcataattaatgaTTCATAATTGTACTTAATAGGTAACTAATCCTAGCTATGTTCCAATTTAATCTTTACTTTTCTCTGATGATAATTCAGTCTCACCTTCTTTGTATGTCAAACCAAAATTTAAGATGAACACCAGATGTAACAATTATTCAATCCAATACTTGGAAACGATTGACTTATCAGAAGATTACTCAATCAATAGTATATATATTACAtcttgattatgattttttttttcaacaaagaaaatatataagtttatgaaataataattattagatGACCAGACAAGAAATCTTAGttgaaaaaacaattaataaagCCAACAAAAGGGGGTCGgaatatttaaaatcataagaaaatgaGTGACCAAACAAAGAGTAGTTGAAGAAGGCAGATGGTAGCTTTGAAAGAACAACACCAACAACCAGAGGGGCAAATTGTATGTCTATATATATTAAAGGATTAACTTGAATGTCTAGTTCATTCTTGGGCCTTTTTGCATTACATTAGGGTTGTTGAGTAACAAAATCAGAGTCCATGTTAGTGCTACAACTGTGGCGTCTGATCCCCCTGTTAAGTGCTAGCATAGCCTTCCAAACATTATAACGTcatttcaaatgaaatatcGAAAGTAAGCTACGGAGATTGTGCTGGAGCGGTAAATACTATATCAAACATCTTAGTGACGGTAACATGAATCTCGGGAAAGGCTCTTGGCCGTATGGGCCTTTCCCAAGAGCTCTACTGCCAACGACTTAGGCCAGCTTGCCAAGGCCTTAACGTTGGTAGTAAAGCAATCTTGGGCTATCTTCCTATCGTTCACCACCAAAGCTTGATGGGCTCCAAATTTTAATGTGAAAATTGGCCCATATTTCTCTGCCATGAGCCCCAAATGTTTTCTGAGGCAGATTAGATCCACTGAAAAGAGGAAGATGGCCGATTACAAGCAACTTTAGGGGGTATCCTGCTGTTAATGTGACCTTTTTTGTTCCTAAAAATCCCAAAAAGTATGTAAatgaaatagagaaaaataataaacgTAGTAACATAAGTAATGGCAACttgcaaaaaaaaaacccaTGGCTTAAGGAAATTAGAGGGAGAATACTTAATTAGATGACTGATTAATTATGACCAAAATTATGTGTTATATATGTTGTGCGGAATTCGatataatacgagaaaatataaacgcgaaaaacaagacaacagatttacgtggttcaccaataaattggctacgtccacggggaagagggagagcagttttattatggagaggcaagaacagaattacagaatagggtttgtcATAGCGTCtattctgtttgtaacgggtccgattcaaggcattcaacaatatatatatatgatggaAATATAGCTAGATTCCTTGAACACtctgttaaagaatgacaaagtcccacatcggtggttaatgagatgggtggactccttataaggcttgggcaatcctcctaccttagagctagcttttggggtgtgagttaggcctaagacctaatttcacacaCTCCCTATGAAATTACATTGATTTTGATATACCAACTAATCAAATGTTTTGGtacttaaaagaatattttaagcATTATTGGTAGTTGGTACACTATAGATGATATGATAGCAATGGCGTGGACAATAACTTAGAGGTCGTtaaatattagtaatattaGAATTAGATATGAGTAGACGTGGACAATAACTTAGAGGTCGTtaaatattagtaatattaGAATTAGATATGAGTATGGAtaaaatttttgttgaaaataaCATCTCTGAATGATTATGAtaatcacaatttaaatttagtAAGGTTTCAATATGAATTTTGAGAAACCAAAAAAGCATCCCGCTTGATTTTGTTTGtattcaatgttttatttcaatttgaagttgaatattCGAAGTTTGAAAAATTGTTCCACTGAAGAAATGTCAATAATTTATtccaaataaaagaaagtgCTAGCTCACTAATTTCATGTACAAAAAAGTCATATAATacaatttgacatttttatgCTTTTGTTATCCTCTCTACGTCCACACGCCATCAGTATCACCATCCCCAATGCGAATTTGTCGTTTGTCTAATggatatcattattattattattattattattattattattattattagggaTAATACCCAATTACCCCcctagcctatacccaaaatccctacgacacaccttatctttgatgaggtcctattaccccctccaacttttttttaaagtaatatattaCCCCTTGCGTGCCTACGTGGCAAAAATCGTGATTTCACCCATGTAGGGCGCGTGAGTGCGGAGTGAGTACAGAGTGAGTGCAGCTTTTGGCTAACAATGACCAATAAAAATGAGCCACGTGTCAaagcaatttgaaaaaaaattcaaaaataatttttattgtttctctcaaagcatcttcttcctcttttcaaaaaataacccCATGTTTATGGTTCTTCATTTTTGAAGAAGCTCCATCCATTATCATTCAAGCTCCTTGATTTGAAAaggtaaagtaaaatttaatatattctttacatctttttatgtcgattattaattcttattttatgtcgattattaattctgaacttgataattatattaaaccaaatgataaaataataaaagatcaattttaacaatttgaaacaaaactcattatctttattcatatAGATTTATTAATTATGGGGTATAGGGAGTGGGGTGGGACGTGAGAGAGGAGGAGTatatttcattaaagtcacTTTATCGAAAACTGAAAAAGTGGGTCCCGGCGCGTGTTCAACAAACAAATCGACTTTGCAGATTATTTTTGCCACGTAGGCACGCAAGGGgtaatatattacttaaaaaaaaagttggagggggtaataggacctcatcaaagataaggtgtgtcgtagggattttgggtataggctaggGGGGTAATTGGGTATTatcccttattattattatttccttaTAAGAGCTGTGCACAACTCTCCCAAAAATAGGAGAGGATTCATATATATCTTTTCCACacaaagttatgtcaaatgtcaACGCTTTCATATAgatttaatacaaatttatatttacgTTCAGGTTTATACGTGTTAATTTTAAcgaaaacaaataatataatagtaTTTCGTATGAAGGAGACAGCTCTCTATATGATTTTCGAGTGTTTTCACTTTCCCACAGTAGAGAAGACGAGTGATAAATGCCATGGATTTCTTTCTAATTGCTATTACATTAGCTAGCTCCTTAAATATACTCAAGTAAATGGGGGAAGAAAAACGTTagggaaaaagtaaaaattcagTAAAGAATTACTCAactaattaagaaaagaaattcttttaaatatacTAGAGATATCGGGTGTCTGCGCTAGCGCAGGTTCAAcgtatgttattttttttcttccaatttatgtgacaaaaatgaaatctgaaaaaatgaactaaatttTTGATACGTGtttctttaaaacataatttaaattattaatttatgtatcttttatgtctttttcgaataatatatgttacgacatctattttatgtgatataagtgattttaggaaagtcaacgaaattttttatatgattctcacatattcttagttgtcattttactgtgattcatagtactttttagttcttatgttattttcaaacaatatatgcaacttattttgtttcgataaaaataagagtcaaccaaatttcattatgttttttaactaagttttcctaaaaatattttaaattgttacattgcgtttttaagctttttttatgtaattttcaaatatgtaacaaATTAGGAATCAAAAcgaagaattaaagttttcaaatcattatatttctatattaaaatgttcaaatctttaaaactccacatatatgcacaaattaatagaaggaagTCAAAcgatttttaaagaaaaatttatgaaagctcattttaataatagcacatatatatttcatttttaatatatgaagcCCTCCTTTTCGATTTAtaagaacttatttttttattttattttaaaaagaaaataacttctgaattttaatttttttatatagcatatttaagatcacaaaattaaataatatttcaatatacaaaatttaatagacataataaattttacttttaattttgattgattccACTCAATATTATactttgatatataattattaagagctaagcgtaatcattatttatttactttcatataataaatacagtaaatcataaaaaaatgaagaaataacaaaaatgagatAATactgataataataattaaagatgcttctagaactatttaattttcttgttatcattcgtGATAGATTTTTACTTGCGTGgaattacatttttacctttgatcatcatacacttaatatatagaaagatgtttctagaattatttattcttgatagaattttattagaatgaaattacatttttattcttagTTGTCTAAATACAAgtatatcatcctattcatttttatttgtaaagttactttttaacatctttttctttaatttcaatctaatatatactattaatgttatcacacttatttattttcaagtatattaattataaccaaaataaagatggaaataattaattcatgataaatttttaaataaaaagtagacattttttataagcataatgaaaagaaaaaaatattaagaattaaattaaagtaacagtaaaatagagtaataataaaatagatatgacaataactcacaaaagaaaagaaagtgaagtaataacaaaataagttaatgataataacaataacttaagagatgtttctagaactatttaatttttttgttatcattattgataaatttttattatcctgaaattaaatttttgtccttgatcattattcactttatatatagaaagaggtttctagaattattaattatctttcttaataaaattttgttagcgtaaaattacatttttgcccttggtcgtcctcccacctcactcttctatataatagaaatttacTGAAAATATAATGTAAATCTAGAATTATTTGATTgtaaaaatattgaagaaataaatatatgaaagtaaataactattgttaaaattttattttaatcaattagaCCTCAGCGATTATTCCCTTTGATTCCGATGGTTTCTCTTTTTTCTCCCTGTTCcgtttaaaattttctttgctTTATTAGTTACTTTGaagatattttatttctatGACTTAAACAATTATTGTCAATGTGCATAGTCAATATCATGAATCACGACACTTTAGTTTATTGTCTACGACTTTTAGCCTCCATTTCTTTACAAATAAAGATAGAGCGGGATGACAACAATTTGTATTGTATATCAGATTCCAGCTGCTTTCACAAACGGAGGAGCGACTATGGATATTTTTTTGATTGTTGTCATGGTAGCTAGTTCCTccgtttttttcttctttctttgcaAACATGCTTTCTCAGCTAAAGTACATAGTAAAAGTAGGAGAGTACCTGGAGCTGGCGGAGCATGGCCTATTATCGGCCATCTCCACCTTTTGAGTGGATCCGAAACAGATCAATTACCTCACAAAATCATGGGGCGCATGGCAGATAAGTACGGGCCAATTTTCGGAATGAAGCTTGGAGTTCATCAGGTTGTAGTTGTGAGCGATCCCAAATTAGCCAAAGAGTGTTTCACAACGAACGATTTAGCCCTAGCAGGTCGCCCTAAATCAATGGCTTCAGAGATTATAGGTTACAAACACGCTATGTTTGCACTTTCTGCTTACGGTCCTTACTGGAGAGAAACAAGGAAGATTGCCACAATTGAACTTTTCTCCGCTCGACGAATCGAGATGCTCAAACACATCAGAGAATTTGAGGTAAAACCATCTGTTAAAGAGATGTATAATAATTGGGGgaagaaaaatttaaatggTTTTGTGAAGATGGAGATGAAGGAATGGATTGGGGATTTAGTTATGAACACTATGgggaaaatattatttggaaaagGGCGAAGGATTAATGAGGACGAAGGAATTAATAAGGCTCACAAAGCAATTCGAAGATTTTTCGAATTGTTAGGAGCTTTTGTTGTGGCTGATTTTTTACCTTATTTAAGATGGCTCGATATAGGAGGCCATGAGAAAGCGATGAAGGAGGTTTCTAAAGAAATGGACTCTGTTGTTGAAGAATGGTTAACAGAGCACAAAAGGAAGAGAGGAATTATTAAATctggtgaagaagaagatttcATGGATGTAATGCTTTCCATTTGTGAAGACAGAGATCTGCCTGGATTTGATGCCGATACTGCTATAAAAGCTAATTGCATGGTACGTTTGTTCATTATCTGCTAAAAGCTACTATTTCAAAGCAGATgactgaatatatatatatgttgaatttGTCAGGGTCTACTATCGGCAGGTACAGACACCACCATCGTAACTTTAACATGGGCTTTAAGTTTACTCTTGAACAACTACGAAGCACTAAAAAAGGCTCAAGATGAGCTAGACGCTCATGTTGGCAAGAATAGATGGGTCCAAGAATCGGATATCAAGAACTTGGTTTATCTTCAAGCTATTGTCAAAGAAGTATTACGTTTATATCCAGCTGGACCGCTCTCTGTACCACACGAGTCAATGGAGGATTGTGTTATTGGGGGATACGATATACCAAAAGGGACTCGCTTATTAGTGAACTTATGGAAGATTCAGCACGATCCTAATATATGGGCAAATCCTCACGAGTTTAAACCAGAGAGGTTCCTGACGACCCACAATGATGTGGATGTAAAGGGCAATCACTTTGAGTTGATACCATTTGGTAGTGGAAGAAGAATGTGCCCTGGAATATCTTTGGCCCTTCAAGTGGTGCCCTTTGTAATAGCAGTGTTGCTGCAGGGGTTTGACATGAAGAGGCCTTCAGATGAAGCAATTGATATGAGTGAGAGCTCTGGATTGACAGTGCTCAAAGCTTCTCCACTCCAAGTTCTCCTTGCTCCGCGCTTAGCTTCCGTTCTTtatgaataaaatgatgaaaaaaatttgTGCCTCATGAGTCATGCCACTGTTGTACACTACATATTGTAGTGCAAATAATAACAGAACTTCATAATTCCTACATTTGAAATGTGATTCTAAAAGTATTTTTGGAGCCCTTATTCAATTTATAGCTGTGATATTAGGCCTATATATTACCTTCTCAAAccattgtttcattttattcatcttttccTACAAATACCTTTCGTACGTTGTATTGATAGACATTTTCACTTCAAATTTTAGAATGTGTCTAAACATTTGTATGCTATGATTAGATAGTAATTCAAGTACGActattttctccatttctctCCAATATGGGCCTTCCCCCAAAACGGCATAGTTATAGGCCAAGCGCTCTACTGCCAACGGCTTAGGACTTGCCAAGGCCTTAAGCAATCTTGGGCTATTTTCCTATCGTTCACCACCAAAACTTGATGGGCTCCAAATTTTACTGTGAAAATTGGCCCATATTTGTCTGCCATGAGCCTCAAATGTTTTCTGAGGCAGATTAGATCCACTGAAAAGAGGAAGATGGCCGATTACAGGCCAGGATCCAGCAACTTTAGGGGGTGTCCTGCTGTTAATGTTGCCTTTTTTGTtactaaaattctcaaaaagTACGTAAatgaaatagagaaaaataataaatgtagcAACATAAGTAATGGCaactagcaaaaaaaaaaaaaaacatggcTTAAGGAAATTAGAGGGAGAATA includes:
- the LOC107016136 gene encoding cytochrome P450 CYP82D47-like codes for the protein MTTICIVYQIPAAFTNGGATMDIFLIVVMVASSSVFFFFLCKHAFSAKVHSKSRRVPGAGGAWPIIGHLHLLSGSETDQLPHKIMGRMADKYGPIFGMKLGVHQVVVVSDPKLAKECFTTNDLALAGRPKSMASEIIGYKHAMFALSAYGPYWRETRKIATIELFSARRIEMLKHIREFEVKPSVKEMYNNWGKKNLNGFVKMEMKEWIGDLVMNTMGKILFGKGRRINEDEGINKAHKAIRRFFELLGAFVVADFLPYLRWLDIGGHEKAMKEVSKEMDSVVEEWLTEHKRKRGIIKSGEEEDFMDVMLSICEDRDLPGFDADTAIKANCMGLLSAGTDTTIVTLTWALSLLLNNYEALKKAQDELDAHVGKNRWVQESDIKNLVYLQAIVKEVLRLYPAGPLSVPHESMEDCVIGGYDIPKGTRLLVNLWKIQHDPNIWANPHEFKPERFLTTHNDVDVKGNHFELIPFGSGRRMCPGISLALQVVPFVIAVLLQGFDMKRPSDEAIDMSESSGLTVLKASPLQVLLAPRLASVLYE